From one Candidatus Liberimonas magnetica genomic stretch:
- a CDS encoding UDP-N-acetylmuramoyl-tripeptide--D-alanyl-D-alanine ligase, which produces MGDPHSPVESIATDTRTLKKDDYYFAIKGKNYDGHDYLKVAIEKGAKGLIITRNDVDLGKPFPYIPAIIKVSDSVKALGDLAGYYRRKFSLEVVAITGSNGKTTVKEMLASILSKKGATLKNAGNYNNQIGLPLTLFNLSSKYLYSVLELGTSCFGEIKRLSEIAAPKVGVITNIGLAHLEGFKDLDGVLTEKKNLLESLPNDGWSVINKDDQYLSGLDKTLKTNIMFFGLNKPANVYATNLKLWPGHPKFDLHINDNSIAIELPVFGKFNIYNALAAAAAATVLGAEIELIKDGLENYSIPKMRMNVKDMVSGVTIVNDAYNANPSSMRESIDSLVQSFPDRDKIVVLGDMLELGQEAKMEHHSLGEFLTHKPLNSILLYGPLMENAFLAIDTNNVKYFKEKDELTQELKKHVLSQDVIFFKASRGMKFEEIISQVFSD; this is translated from the coding sequence CTGGGGGATCCGCATTCCCCGGTTGAATCTATAGCGACGGACACGCGCACTTTAAAAAAAGATGATTATTATTTTGCCATTAAAGGCAAAAATTATGACGGGCATGATTATTTAAAAGTAGCGATCGAAAAAGGAGCCAAGGGGCTTATTATTACAAGGAACGATGTTGACCTCGGTAAGCCTTTCCCGTACATACCCGCTATAATAAAAGTCTCCGATTCGGTCAAAGCGCTCGGTGATCTGGCGGGCTACTACAGGAGAAAGTTCAGCCTTGAGGTTGTAGCCATCACGGGCTCAAATGGGAAAACCACTGTAAAAGAAATGCTGGCTTCTATTTTAAGCAAAAAAGGGGCTACTTTAAAAAATGCAGGAAATTATAATAACCAGATCGGACTGCCTTTGACCTTGTTCAATCTAAGTTCAAAATATCTATATTCGGTTTTGGAGCTGGGGACATCTTGTTTCGGAGAAATCAAAAGGTTAAGCGAAATAGCTGCTCCCAAAGTCGGAGTGATTACAAATATAGGCCTTGCGCACCTTGAAGGTTTCAAAGACCTTGACGGAGTTTTAACGGAGAAGAAAAACCTGCTGGAAAGCCTGCCAAACGACGGATGGTCGGTAATAAACAAAGACGATCAGTACCTAAGCGGCCTGGATAAAACATTAAAGACGAATATTATGTTTTTTGGCTTGAACAAACCCGCAAACGTATATGCGACAAATTTAAAGCTATGGCCCGGCCATCCGAAATTTGACCTGCATATTAATGATAACTCCATAGCTATAGAGCTGCCTGTATTCGGTAAGTTCAATATTTACAACGCTTTAGCCGCAGCAGCTGCAGCAACAGTTCTTGGAGCGGAGATTGAATTAATAAAAGATGGGCTAGAAAACTATAGCATCCCAAAAATGAGGATGAATGTAAAGGATATGGTATCAGGTGTTACTATAGTCAATGACGCCTATAATGCAAACCCCTCTTCAATGAGAGAATCGATCGACAGCCTGGTCCAGTCTTTCCCGGACCGGGATAAGATAGTGGTTCTGGGAGATATGCTGGAGTTGGGGCAAGAAGCAAAGATGGAACATCATTCATTAGGTGAATTCCTTACTCATAAACCGTTGAACAGTATCTTATTATACGGCCCTTTGATGGAAAATGCTTTTTTAGCTATTGATACAAATAACGTAAAATATTTTAAGGAAAAAGATGAATTAACCCAGGAGCTTAAAAAGCATGTTTTGTCTCAAGATGTGATATTTTTTAAAGCTTCACGCGGAATGAAATTTGAAGAAATAATAAGCCAGGTATTTTCCGACTAG
- a CDS encoding UDP-N-acetylmuramoyl-L-alanyl-D-glutamate--2,6-diaminopimelate ligase, which translates to MKLKTVLNGLDCEVFGDKNINITGITHDSRKIKPGNIFVALSGYHADGKSFIGNAINSGAKVVVTDEFIDIKNAALVVVSDIRRALAYLSSNFYSHPDKKLLMIGVTGTNGKTTITYLLENILNKVGIYAGVIGTVNYRFRQRTYPTQNTTPESSETFKILNDMVKSKCGSAIMEVSSHALYLGRVNFVEFDIALFTNLTRDHLDFHKTMEDYFEAKKRLFLSLQNGRKSYSAKPKRTGSNTLIPKFAIINIDDPWGKKLIREVKNTTVITYGLSKKADIKAKRVKISSKGTEFFLETPAGKGKVHVGYLGMYNVYNVLASVGAALGIGISLENIIKNIKASPFVPGRLEKVSLGQSYTVVVDYAHTDDALKNVLAALRQLPHKRLITVFGCGGDRDRTKRPVMGDIATRFSDYVFVTSDNPRSEDPSQIALDIEVGIRRHNRNNYQVVLDREQAISTAVAMAQKGDIILLAGKGHETYQILKDQKIHFNDAEIAKKYISKGKL; encoded by the coding sequence ATGAAACTAAAAACTGTTTTGAATGGATTAGATTGCGAGGTTTTCGGAGATAAGAATATCAATATAACCGGTATAACGCATGATTCCAGAAAGATCAAACCGGGGAATATATTTGTGGCTCTATCCGGTTATCACGCAGACGGCAAGAGTTTTATAGGTAATGCCATAAATTCCGGAGCAAAGGTGGTAGTAACGGACGAATTTATTGACATAAAAAATGCAGCTCTGGTCGTGGTATCTGATATTAGGCGGGCCCTGGCATATTTAAGCAGTAATTTTTATTCCCATCCAGATAAGAAACTTCTGATGATAGGAGTTACGGGAACGAACGGAAAAACTACTATTACCTACTTATTGGAGAATATTTTAAATAAAGTCGGCATTTATGCCGGCGTAATAGGTACGGTGAATTACAGGTTCAGGCAGAGAACATACCCAACGCAAAATACAACTCCGGAATCCTCCGAAACCTTTAAGATCCTAAATGATATGGTAAAGAGCAAATGCGGTTCTGCAATAATGGAGGTTTCTTCGCATGCGCTTTATCTAGGACGCGTTAATTTTGTGGAATTTGATATAGCTCTATTTACTAACCTTACAAGAGATCATCTTGATTTTCACAAGACTATGGAAGATTACTTTGAAGCTAAAAAAAGATTGTTCCTGTCATTACAAAACGGCAGAAAAAGCTACTCTGCAAAACCGAAACGGACGGGTTCAAACACTTTAATTCCTAAATTTGCTATAATCAATATAGATGACCCGTGGGGCAAGAAACTTATAAGAGAGGTAAAAAACACCACTGTAATAACTTATGGCTTGTCGAAAAAAGCCGATATAAAAGCAAAGAGAGTAAAAATATCCAGCAAAGGCACGGAATTCTTTCTTGAAACCCCTGCCGGAAAAGGGAAAGTACATGTGGGTTATCTGGGTATGTACAATGTTTACAATGTGCTTGCGAGTGTCGGCGCAGCCCTGGGAATAGGCATCTCTTTAGAGAATATTATAAAGAATATCAAGGCATCTCCTTTTGTCCCGGGCAGGTTAGAGAAGGTAAGCCTTGGACAGTCTTATACCGTAGTTGTGGACTATGCACATACGGATGATGCCTTAAAGAATGTTCTGGCCGCTTTGCGCCAATTACCGCATAAAAGGCTCATAACTGTTTTTGGCTGCGGCGGGGACAGGGACAGGACAAAAAGGCCTGTGATGGGCGACATTGCTACAAGATTCAGCGATTATGTTTTTGTAACTTCAGATAACCCAAGAAGCGAAGACCCGTCCCAGATAGCTCTTGATATTGAAGTCGGTATCAGGCGTCATAACAGGAATAATTATCAAGTAGTCCTGGACAGGGAACAGGCTATATCGACAGCAGTGGCTATGGCACAGAAAGGCGATATAATACTTTTAGCCGGCAAAGGCCATGAAACATACCAGATACTTAAAGACCAAAAGATACATTTTAATGATGCTGAAATAGCAAAAAAATATATCTCAAAAGGCAAACTATAG